TAATAGATGTTGCAAAAGAAAATGGCCCAAATAGTTGATGGCAAAATGAGATTCAAAGCCCTCGGGGGATAATTTATAAGGAGCAAACATAATGCCAGCTGtagacaagaaaaaaataaataaaattgttcctAAAGATTTCTTGTGATCCTCTCCTTATACCCACcattatttagtaaaatatccactttattaaatttacttttcacCTTTTGAGCAAATTCTCTAACCGATTTCATATTGCCCACATCTAATTCTTCACAGATCAATTTGCCACCACTGGTTTCTAAATCGACTAAAGACTTAACAGCAGCTTCAGCACTTTTAGGATCACGTACACCTAAAGCGAACAAAAGGTTTTGGGGTTTTGAATTAGTTAAATCTTAAAGCATAGTTTAAGGCTGTTTAATATATTGTGATcattaaaattcttaacacattttttttgttttcattttaaacgtGAATTATATTTAGAACAAAGACAGGTTTGCGGTATTGTCTTGTCGGCTGATTTAGCCcataaaattgtgttaattttgtttcgcgaatgtttaaaattaacataaataaatgatttaaattttttatcggTAACTTACCCATTACTACAGTCATATCACAGGCTAATAATTTTTCCACAATTCTTAAACCAATACCACGATTACCACCGGTAATGACGGCCACACAGCCGGGTTGTTTGTAAAGTTCTGAAAgggaaatatttttagaattgtaGGCGAAAACTGTTTAAATCTCTTTAATAAGAATCTTATAAACTGAAGTTAGCTTAAAGTATCGCTGATGAGAACCCAGTCGTTCCCGAACAAAGCTTATTCCAATACTTAAAGCATCAGTTCTTGACAACTCGGGCCATAATCGACTCTGTTAAAGTTTCTTATTCTCttcgaaaataatttcaatattttaaacttacCAACTCTATCTCTGGGTCTGTGTCTGAAATCCTCAATTAAACCAATAATACCCAAATATTGATAACGGAATTCCATTTTCCATTCGTACCATGATTTGGGTACTTCTTTGGATGTTTTGGCAAACCAAAAGGCACAGAATAATAGTGCTAGGAAAGCAATAAAGAATAttgcaaaaaacattttatttttctaaaattagcGGGCAGCAGCGGGAGGGAATaagttttaaactataaatagaaaaaaaaaattaattattttacgtAACAggtctatttttttctttgagttatacaaaaactttaaatatttcttttaggaATACTTCCTCTTATATTCTGCAGTTTAATGCTCACTTATGAGTTCTAACTGTTGATattgctttatattttttagctttAGTCAACAGCTGTTGAAAcaagacttttttaaatttaaaattaaaaataatttattatgtcTAGTCAGTATTATAGTCAATACTCGAGTTTATatatacagtctagtatataatctaatatattatctagtccatagtataaaTTGgcttttagtttataattttttctattgtctagtctgcaATCTATTGTCTATTATATGGTCTAGTGTACTCAATTATATAAGTAGCccaggctagactagactatagtctattctttagtcaactatgtagtttagtctgtagtctagtctacagtctagtctatagtctagtctatatttcagtttatagtctagtctatagtgtactttatagcctagtctatagttcagtttatagtctagtctatagtctattctatagtttagtcagtagtctagtccattgtctattctaaagtgtactctattctagtctatagttcagtttatagtttagtcaattgtatatattttagtctatagtctatattttagtctatagtctatattttagtctatagtctagtctatagtctatagttcagaatttTAGACCATTtatttagtctgtagtctataaactagtctaatctatactatgtatattttagtctatagtccagtctacagtctagtcgatagtctaatctagagtcagtagtctggtctatagtataaactattagctagtctatagtcctgtctacagtctagtatttagtctagtatatagtcttctatagtctagtctatagtcttttatagtctaacctatagtcttcTGTtatctggtctacagtctggtttatattctagtctatattctagcttAAAGTCTGTAATCTGGTCTAAAGTATAGAATACTagctggactatagcctagtctatagtcttgtctatattctagtctatagtccagtctatagtcaagtctatagtctagtctatagtctagtctatagtcaagtctatagtctagtctatagtctagtctatagtctagtctatagtctagtctatggtctagtctatagtctagtctatagtctagtctatagtctagtctatagtctagtctatagtctagtctatagtctagtctatagtctagtgtatagtttattctatagtctagtctatagtctagtctatatagtctatactctagtctgtagtctggtctatagtatagactactagctggactatagtctagtctatagtttagtctatagtctagttcatactctagtttatagtcaagtctatagtctagtctatagtctagtctatagtctggcctatagtctagtctatagtctagtctatagtctagcttatagtcttgtctatagtctagtctatagtctaatctatagtctaatctatagtctactctatagtctatagtttagtctattcttagtctagtctatagtttagtctatagtctagttattagtctagtttatagtctagtctatagtctagtctatagtctagcctatagtctagtctatagtctagcttatagtcttgtctatagtctagtctatagtctagtctaatctatagtctactctatagtctagtctatagtttagtctattcttagtctagtctatagtttagtctatagtctagttattagtctagtttatagtctggtctatagtctagtctatagtctagtctatagtctagtctatagtctagtctatagtctagtctatagtctagcctatagtctagtctatagtctagtctatagtctagcctatagtcttatctatagtctagtctttagtctagtctatagtctagtctttagtctagtctatagtctagtctttagtctagtctatagtctaatctattctaaagtctagtctaaagtcttgtatatactctactctatagtctagtctatagtgtagtctatagtcagtactctagtctacagtctagtctatagtctagtctatagtgtagtctatagtcagtactctagtctacagtctagtctaaagtctagtctatagcctagtctatagtctagtctatagtctattctatagtgtagtctatgatatagtctaaagtctagtctatagtttagtctatagtctagactatagtcgagtctatagtatagtatttagtctagtcaggtctataatatagtttatagtctagactatagtctagtctatagtatagtctttaatctagtctatagtttaggctatagtttagtttatagtctagtctacagtctaaactatagtctagactatattttagtttattgtctcgactttagtctaatatataatctaatctatatttTAATCCTAAATTTGCTATGATAACCCTTTCTAattgtttaaatgatttaaaataaatatttaaacaaaaaatctattaatttgttttaaaaattttccttttacatTAAAACCTATTTGTCATTTGTGTTAGTTTATTCACAGCAAAAGATAAATGCGTCAtagttcaaaaaaaataaaaaataaaataaataaataaataaataactatagaGAAAAGTGCCCTGTCTCTAAAGAGAGTTTTTTATCATAACAGATCTCTTATGGCTCTCACGTGTTcaaataatttccttttaaacaaTTACCTAAACCAAAtattgttttctaaaaatataacttttttaaattaatgtttatttatttaacaaatagtaaatcaatatttaattgtttataaatgaaaaaataaatctcTTTACTCTCTACTCAAGTATCTggcgaataaataaaaaaacaaaatggcaacaaaaataacaattttacacTTGTTTCAGTTAAAACTTAAGTTTGAGTTTATTAAAGAtgcttttagatttttttatttgatataaacaaatattgagtCTCCTcttctttttatagtttttttgtagttttttttactaaaattaacaaaaaaaaaaaaaaaatctgcgttgttttttttttttcttttcattgaaATAGAAATTTCGTTTCTACAAAGTCAGGGCCAAAAGCACATTTTAGGTGAAAaccagttttatattttatttctttatttgtttaagaaaaaaacgtttcttttgtttaaaattcataaaatgtatttttgtaagtttcatattt
The window above is part of the Lucilia cuprina isolate Lc7/37 chromosome 6, ASM2204524v1, whole genome shotgun sequence genome. Proteins encoded here:
- the LOC111680004 gene encoding retinol dehydrogenase 12; amino-acid sequence: MFFAIFFIAFLALLFCAFWFAKTSKEVPKSWYEWKMEFRYQYLGIIGLIEDFRHRPRDRVELYKQPGCVAVITGGNRGIGLRIVEKLLACDMTVVMGVRDPKSAEAAVKSLVDLETSGGKLICEELDVGNMKSVREFAQKVKSKFNKVDILLNNAGIMFAPYKLSPEGFESHFAINYLGHFLLQHLLMPLLKAAGKEDKRARIVNVSSCAHLLGRINYNDINGEKYYYPGAAYSQSKLAQVLSTRHLQALLDKENANVQVIAIHPGIVDTDLFEHSATTSVPFFKKLVFKTPEQGSRTPVYAAISPRVEGQGGTYLSNCRKGPIHPVALNREKCEKFFNYSCELLNIKQFGAEQ